The Eriocheir sinensis breed Jianghai 21 unplaced genomic scaffold, ASM2467909v1 Scaffold23, whole genome shotgun sequence nucleotide sequence GGatggagagacagatagaaagagagagagagagagaaaaggaagtgtgtgtgtgtgtgtgatttcattTAATAAGTAGGCTGGTTAGTTAATTCATTAGTTTGTTTCTTACTTATTTCCTTACTGACTCACTTCCCTACTTACCTCTTTACGACCAGGGACGCATCACGctgagcttcttttttttttcatgtgttttgctGATAATAACGATAgattttgttttaatttatatGCTACATATCTGTCTAaggctttctatctttctatctatttatccatctggcTGGACCCACCATACCTTGAACTCgtatggagagggagaaggggagtaagggaaggaggagaaaggggggggtgggggtggaagttgggagaggaaaggaggagggacttATCCTTTATTAATGTGTCATCCTCATTCATTGTTTCCATAATTTCATTCGCCCCATGCAGGAACGCATTCTCCGCTGGACAAACAGGAGATTCATTGTCCTCTTGGCGGGAGACggaatgatgatgagggtgatgatgatggtgatggtgatgatgatgatggtgaagcaaAAGCATGCAAGGTCACAAGAGGAGTTTATTTACTTCATCCCAACTTGACGAAACAGTAACGATATTGGCACATTGAATAATTTTGAAACgagccctcgtgtgtgtgtgtgtgtgtgtgtgtgtgtgtgtgtgtgtgtgtgtgtgtgttatggtgaaGGACAATCTATCAACCATATAATTAATGTATGACAAatcctgcagagagagagagagagagagagagagagagagagagagagagagagagagagagagagagagagagagagagagagagagagagagagagcagcacaaTCACACATGCTACATCTCCGGCGACAAGACCGTTAGAGGCGATCGGTCAGCAAACAGACGGCACTCCAGCTGACAGTCGAGGGTTCGACCGTCAAGGGGGAAGGGAGCGTCGAACATGATCACTTTGCTTTCCCGAGACTGCCCAAAACCGACCTGGCCGCCCCAGGAGACGTCCCGCATGATAGTGCTGAAGGCGGCTCACGTGCAGTGCTTCTGGAAGACGTGGTAGTCGAGGAATTTAACTTGCGTCCCGTCGTAGCAGGTGGTGTGGTCCGTGATGATGGGAAGGTAGACCTGCGACGGGTTGACGGAGGATGTGTCGAGGAACAGCCAGCTCATGTCGCAGCCACAAACCAGAGGGTTGCCTGTAGGGGAGAGCAAGGCAGCGTGACTCCGTGTTCCAGTCTCAAAAAGACCGACAAGTGGCCATCGTGTTAGGGATGAAAAGAGAGGCTTCGCTCGCACCGCTTGCCAAAGACGGTCGTGCGCCAGCGGTGCCCAGTTTAGTGAGTACTGGACCGACCGGCGGACACTATATTTGTTTTATGGTGATGCTAAGGACACTAAATTTTGTATTCATTGTATGTCACTCCCCATGGTGAGAGTAATATAAAAGTACGAACTATCTGTTACCTGTGAGGTCCAGGATACCGCCGAGCATCTGGTCCATGATCGGCTGCCAAATGAGCCGCGTCAACGTCTCGATCCTATTGTTGGACATGTCGATGATCGCTTCAGCCGTTATCCCTGCGGTAGACGGggcaataagtgtgtgtgtgtgtgtgtgtgtgtgtgtgtgtgtgtgtgtgtgtgtgtgtgtgtgtgtgtgtgtgtgtgttcgtgtgtgtgtgtgtgtgtgtgtgtgtgtgtgtgtgtgttcgtgtgtgtgtgtgtgtgtgtgtgtgtgtgtgttcgtgtgtgtgtgtgtgtgtgtgtgtgtgtgtgtgtgtgtgtgtgttgtttgttggtTGTCTTCTTAGATATCGATTGGAAATAGCAGGGGATGGGGAACGGTGGACAAGCGGCCTCGACGGACATGAAACGTCGCGTCAAATACTAAGAAGAAATGTTCAATGGAATGCAATATACTGTACTAATATGTGCGTTGTTAGTGATGATAAAGACGATGATGATTAAGtgaagaacgagagggagaaaaagaataagaagaaggaggagccaaagaaggaggaggagaaagaggagaaggaggaggaggaagccttaACGATGCCGTGCTGATGAGGATGTAAGCAATGTAGGACGTGTACTTACCGTCAATGGCATTCGGCATGATTTTATAGATTCTGTTATTGGCGAGCAGGAGGATGCCCAGACTCCTGCTTTCGGAGTCAAAGGTGTTTTCCTCCAGCTCAACGAGGTCGTTGTTGTTGAAGTTCAGGAAGACCAGTTGTGTGAGGTTCCTGAAGATGTGCTGTGGAATATCCCTGAGGTTGATGCTCTCCAAGTTCAGATTCACGAGATTCGGCATTTTCTCGAACACGTCCCAGGTGAAAGCGAGGTTGGCATTGTAACCCATACTGAGGGTTTTCAGGGAATTGGAAATGAACTTTTCGAGGGTTGGTAGCTGGTTATTGTCAAGCACCAGAATCTCAAGATTGACATACAAAGTCATGGACTCGAAGGGAAAATCATTTATCTTGTTGTCTTGAAGGTTTAAATGTTTGAGCGTGTCGTAGGAGTAGCTGAAGACACTTTCTTCAATCACCTCAAGCTTCGTGCCTGTAATGATCACTCTCTCGAAGGTGAGTC carries:
- the LOC126990974 gene encoding oplophorus-luciferin 2-monooxygenase non-catalytic subunit-like isoform X2, which encodes MALRPVLAVLVVLLVAAVGFAAKTRASADTRGFTRDLPCPNEVDILPCTCHTNVLGEMTMDCSLVKTSEELERVFNATFPFKEFYELIIEHDPSNDNYQLTELKSDIFHRLTFERVIITGTKLEVIEESVFSYSYDTLKHLNLQDNKINDFPFESMTLYVNLEILVLDNNQLPTLEKFISNSLKTLSMGYNANLAFTWDVFEKMPNLVNLNLESINLRDIPQHIFRNLTQLVFLNFNNNDLVELEENTFDSESRSLGILLLANNRIYKIMPNAIDGITAEAIIDMSNNRIETLTRLIWQPIMDQMLGGILDLTGNPLVCGCDMSWLFLDTSSVNPSQVYLPIITDHTTCYDGTQVKFLDYHVFQKHCT